A window of Microbacterium lushaniae genomic DNA:
GCATCTCGTCCGGCGAGATGAACACGGCGTGGTGCGGATGGGAGGATTCCTGGCGATCGGGGACCGCACCCGATCCCCCGGCCGGCAACGCCGTCGTGGTGAGCGATGCGAGCGGAGAGCCGATCCGCCACACCCCGACGCCCGGCGGCCCGTAGTTGACGATGACGATGTGAGTGCCCGACGGGTCCAGCACGGCGAAGCAGGGCTCGCCGCCGCCGGAGGGCGCGCTGTCGCGCTCCCGGAATGCATCACCGTGTGGCTCGAGCAACTGCACGCGGCCCTCGGCGCCCCCCGACAGAGCGAGGATGCAGCCGTCCGGCAACCGCATGGCGAAGGATGTGTCGGGGATGTCGGCGATCCGGCGCGGCCCGGCCCCGTCCGCCACGACCCACAGCCCGCCGTCGGGGCCGCCGCTGGTGGCCAGGAAGGTCATTGGGCTGGGACGATCTCTTGGGCCATGACGGCGTTGCCCGCCGTCAGGCCGCCATCCACGACGAGGGTCGTCCCGGTGATCCACGACGCGTCCGCAGAGCAGAGGAACAGCGACGCGTTGGCGACGTCGTCGGGTGTCCCCAGACGACCCAGCGGGTACCAGCGCTGCGCCTTGTCCAGGACACCCGGGTCCAGGGCCAGGCGTTCGTCCCAGATGGGCGTGACGATCGTGCCCGGTGCGATCGCCGTCACACGGATGCCTCGAGGTCCCAGTCGGACGGCCAGCGATCGGGTGAGCGAGATGAGGGCGGCCTTGGCTGCAGAGTACGACTCGTTGCCGTAGTACTGCAGGGCGTTCACGCTGACGATGTTCAGGACGACGCCCCCGCGCTGGCTCAGCGCGGGCACGCACTCCTGCGTGAGACGGAAGGGCGCGGACAGGTCGACGGCCAGATCGCGCTCCCATTCCAGATCAGACAGCTCCTCGAACGGGGAATCAGCACACGTGGCCGCATTGTTGACGAGGACGTCGATGCCGCCGAGTGCGTCGACGACGTCGTGAACGACCTGACGCGTCGCTTCTGGCTGCGACAGATCGGCGGTGAGCGCGATCGCCCCCGGCAGACTGTCCGCGATCCGTCGTGCCCCCTCGCCGTCGATGTCGACGATGGCGACACGCGCGCCGCAGGCGGTGAACCGTTCAGCGAGCCGCTGCCCGATGCCCGAGGCGGCCCCCGTGATCAGGATGGACTTGCCGGCGAAGCGCGCTGCATCCGGGTTGTTGTTCATCGTTGCTCTCCGATCGTTTCTGATACGACGGCACGCAGACGTTCGACCAGGCGGTCCACCTCTGCAACGGTCGTCGGGTCCAGGCGGAAGCCTGTCGGCCCGAGGGCGCGGGCGGAGGTGATCACCCCCTGCTGAACAAGGAGGTGCTTCTCGACGGCGATATAGGAGTCCAGCGAAGTGGTGTGGGAGAGCACAGCGGACACTGCGGCTCCGAGAGCGTCGGCGCGATCGAGGTCCCCGCGTTGCAGCGCGTCCCACAGAGGGACGATCGCCCAGGCCAGATCGGGGCCGGGCATGGTGCCGACGGCGCCGCGGACGTGGGTCTCGACGAGGGCCCGCCCACCGCTTCCATCGAAGACGCGGGCGCGGCC
This region includes:
- a CDS encoding SDR family NAD(P)-dependent oxidoreductase, which translates into the protein MNNNPDAARFAGKSILITGAASGIGQRLAERFTACGARVAIVDIDGEGARRIADSLPGAIALTADLSQPEATRQVVHDVVDALGGIDVLVNNAATCADSPFEELSDLEWERDLAVDLSAPFRLTQECVPALSQRGGVVLNIVSVNALQYYGNESYSAAKAALISLTRSLAVRLGPRGIRVTAIAPGTIVTPIWDERLALDPGVLDKAQRWYPLGRLGTPDDVANASLFLCSADASWITGTTLVVDGGLTAGNAVMAQEIVPAQ